CAAACAGCGATGTAAATAATATCAATATTAATGATACTCCAACTACAAACAAGCTATTGAATAGGTATTTATAAAAGTCACTCTCAATAACCTTTTGGAAGTTCTGCAAATACAGGCCTTTCGGCATTGCGAAAACTCCTGCTGTAAATATTTCAAACTGTTCTTTAAAGGCTGACGCCACCATAAAGTAGAAAGGAGCACCCGCAATTGCAAGCCATATCAATGCCAGTAAGGCAACGATTATTTTTCCGACTTTAAATTTCTTTTTCATGTGCATCAGGCCTCCTCTTTTCCGTTTATGACTCTAAGTGTTACCAAGGAAATAACGGTAATTATTATAAACATTCCGGACGCTACCGTAGCACCGTATCCCATTTTACCTATGGTAAATGCATTCTTATACATGTACGTCGCCATGAGCTCTGTGGCACCGTCAGGACCGCCTTGTGTCATAACATAAATCAAATCGAAATATTTGAGAGAACCTACAAGTGACAGGACAGCTGCACTTTTAATAGTTCCCTTCATAGATGGTAAAGCAACCCTCCAAAAATATTGGCCGTAGGATGCACCATCAATAATTGATGCTTCATATATTTCAACCGGCAACGAACTTAAAGCCGCCAGAAAGTAAACCATGTAAAAAGGTATAAACTGCCAACATATAACTGCTATTACACCAAAAATAGCTCTATGCGGGTCTCCCAGCACATCAACCATTCCCTGTCCGCCTAACATAGTGTCAACTGCACTGATTAGACCGAACTGTGGGTCATATGTATACTTGAATAAGAATCCAACTGCTACTGATGACATTAGCATTGGAAGAAAATATATCATTTTAAGGAAATTGAGTTTCTTTCCTCCCGTGTCGAGAAGAAAAGCAATAGCCATTGCTATAGGGAGCTGGATTGCAATGGACAAAACCACAATAATCATATTATTCAAAAAAGCTTTGAAAAAGATTTTATCTCCCAATAGTGTCTTCCAGTTTTCCAGGCCCAAGAAAGCTTTTCCGGAAGTAATGCCGTTCCATTCATGCAGACTCAGCCAAAATGAATCTATTATAGGATATATAATAAAAATAAGAATAAAAAAGAATACGGGCAGAAGAAATACTGTTGTGGCTGTGAACGTACTCCTTTTTCTGTATTCTGATAATGAGCGGGTAGCTTGCATTATATCTTCCCCTTCCTGAATTGCATTGATTTTAGAGAAATAAGGATTATATATCTTTTTTTCTTACGTTAAGTTTATTCTGTATAAATTGATTGGGTACCTGTAATATAAAGTACCCAATCATCTTATACTCTGAATTTACTTTACGTCACTCTAATACTTATTTTTTAGCTGCTAACTCCTTAGCCTTTGCTTCCATTTCCTTATCAACCTGGTCAGGAGTCTTTGATAATCCAAATAAAGCCTGTGTTGTACTCTTGTGAAGATCGCTCAATTCAGGTGAGAGGTATTGGTCATACCACAACTGAACAGAAGGAGCCTTTTGAACTGCATCCAAAACGTTCTGGAGAAGAGGATCGCTAACCTTTACACCCTTCACTGGAGGAACTCTGCCTGCTTCGATACGTTTTGTAATTGCTGTATCATCTATCATGTACTGGATAGCCTTGAATGCGCCTTCAGGATCTTTACAGCTCTTTGCAATATGATAGAAGTTATCTCCAACAGTACCAACAACTGCATCCGGTTCACCCTTACCGCCTTCAGCAGCTGGGAATGCGAATGAGCCTACTTTTTTCATAAAGTCTTTGTTTTCGCCTGCAGCTGTTGAAAGGAACCATGAACCCATAAGAGTCATAGCTGCTTTTTCAGTGTACAGAAGTGTACGGGATTGTCCTGAATCTTCATCAAGACCGTTGAATCCCTTGTTAAAGTAATCCTTTTTTACCCAATTTTGTAAAACAGTTCCTGCCTGTTTAAATGATTCATCTTCAAATGATCCGGTACGTGCGGCTGCATTTTTGAATGCATCTGCTCCACCAATACGGTTAGCAAGGTACATATAGTACATTGAACCTGTCCATTGGGTCTTGTTTGCCAGTGAGAATGGGATTATGCCGTTCTTCTTCAAAGTATCACATACAGTTTCAAGTTCTTTTATAGTTTTTGGAACCTGAAGGTTGTATTTAGCAAATAAGTCTTTGTTGTAGAAGAACATTGCAACTGATGTGTTTTCTACAGGAACACCCCATATCTTATCTTTGTATGTAGCCTGATTAATACCTGCATCCATGAAACGATCCTTATAATTGTCTTTATCCATGAAAGGTGTTAAATCTACAATCTTGTCTGCATCAACATATTCATTCATTGGGCCGCCGGTCCAGCTGAAGAATATATCAGGTGCAGTATTTGAACTTAATGCAATTTTCAGTTTTGTTTTGTATGCATCATTCTGCATAGCCTGAACATCTACTGAATACTTTGGATTGTCTTTAGTGAACCTGTCAATATCCGCCTTAATGTTGGATGTCATAGGCTCGGTTGTCTGAATATGCCACAAAGTCAGTTTTACAGGATCGCCTGATGCTGCAGTACTTGTTGTAGCGGCTGATGAAGAACTTGCTGCCGACGAAGAGGATGATGATTCGGATTGGTTCCCTGAACCACAAGCCGCAATTGATACTGTCATAGCTAGTGCTAAAGCGGCAGAAAGGGTTTTTCCAATTACTTTTTTCATATTTTTGCCTCCTTTATTAATATGTTCTAATTCTAACACGATAAAGGAGGTATTTTAATTTAGAAAACTTACTTCTTCATATAAAATTGTGACATTTATATAATTTTGTTACTATAACTTAGCAGTATTGCATAATACAATAATTAGTGCCCATACAAGGGTGATATTCATCAAAACTGAAAATAAATAAAGGAACTGGTATTAAAAACTCCAAATATAATAATGAAGATTAATGCCGAATAGTAAATAATCCACCTATATACAACATGTTGCGTATTTAGCTCATTGATTATTTTTTTATTTCTTTGAAATAACTGCACTGCCAATAATAAAACAATTACTCCAAAGCATAATGATAGTTGGTATCTGGAAACGCCTGCTCTTCCTATATCAATTTTCAGGCTGAAATCCATAAAAATTCGCTTAATAATTGTGACGGCCTCTGTAAACGAACTCGCTCTAAAGAATATCCATGAAAAGCATATCAAATTAAATGTACAAAATACTTTAACCATTTTGTTTACATTAGGGAACTTATCAATGCCTGTCCATTTAGTAATTTTGCCTCTTATGTTTTTACTAATTATTGCAAAGACTAAGTAGAAGCCGTTCAATCCGCCCCAAATAACATACGTCCAATTGGCTCCATGCCAAAGTCCGCTAAGGAGAAAAACTATCATAGTATTATGAAACCATTTCCATTTAGCACATCTGTTTCCACCTAAAGGAATATATACATAATCAGTAAACCAACTTGAAAGTGATATATGCCATCTCCTCCAAAATTCAGATATTGTCTTTGAGAAATAGGGTCTTTTAAAATTCTGCATCAATTCAATTCCCATTACTCTTGAAGCTCCACGTGCAATATCTGTATATCCTGAGAAGTCACAGAATATTTGAAAAGCAAAGAAATAGGTTGCAATTACTAAGGAAAAACCGTTTACTGAAGTTGGATTTCCATAAACACTATTTACTACCAGCGCCAGATTATCTGCTATTACTATTTTCTTGAAGAACCCCCATGCCGTAAGCTTTAAACCATCTGAAACTCTCTGGGCATCAAAACTATGCTCTTTATGAAATTGCCACAGCATATTTTGAGGTCTTTCAATTGGCCCGGCAACTAGCTGTGGGTAGTACATAACATATAAAGCATAAATTCCAAAATGCTTCTCCGGCTCTTGTTTTCCCCTATATACCTCAATTATGTAGCTCATGCTCTGGAATGTGTGGAATGAAAGGCCTATGGGTAATATAATTGAAAGACTACTTATTGGATAATTCCAGTTTAATAAGTCAGACAAATGCTTTATATTTTCATTGAAGAAGTTAAAATATTTAAAGACAAATAACATTCCTATGTTTGTAATTAAGCTTACAATAAGAAATATTCTCTTACTTTTACCTTGCATCCGAGAAATAATTATCCCCGCAAAGTAATCAACAACAATAGTAATTCCAAGTATTAATATGTATCTAGGAACAAATGCCATATAAAAGATACAGCTACTAATTAAAAGCAAAAACCAACGAATTTTGTGTGGTAATAAAAAGTACAACAATGTTACTACAGGAAAGAATATTAAAAACTCGATTGAATTAAACAGCATTTCTATATCTCCTTGTCAATTTTATTCCATAAATCTTGTGCAATAAAAGAATATCCATCCGGCAGTAAATGTACATAATCGGAAAAAAGTTTATAGTCAACTTTATTATTGTAATTTAAAAATTTTACATTCTTATCGTTAAAAAGCTTTTCTATAGCATCGATATTATCCTTATAGCCCTGTTTTGACGTCTCATTTTCAAGTAATTTGTTATTCGCTGCATTTAATACAAATATTATTTTTTTATCCTTTTGCAACTCAATAATCTTGTTTATAAAATAAATTTGAACACTGTTTTCGGTCAGATTAAACTTCTTATCAGAAAAATACCATTTATTTTCGGGCTTTGTCATAGCATTTTTTAAATCTGCTTTTGAACTCCATACACTTAAAGCCGGTTTTGATTCTCTTAGCAAGTTATTTGTTATTGATTTTATCTTATTTGTTACAAACCCACTATTTCCAATAATCCCGATATTTCTATTGGCAAAATGATATATCTCTGCTTTAATGTTTTTCCAAAGCGAATCTTCTTTTATTGCACCTGATTCAACCATTTTTTTATAGCTATTATTGTCCAACTCCTTTAAATAATGGTTAAACCAGTATGTTGGGGTCTTTGCATTTATCTCCCAATAAGAAAAATTTAAAATAACGTTATTTATTGAAATACCATATCTTTTCAACAAAAGCAAAACTGTATAAAAATCTCCGAACATAGTTGACGGCAATGCTAAATTAAAAAACCTGATATCTTTTCCTTCTTTTTTTGAAATAACATTTAAGTAACTGCTAATTGTTTTGTCTGGTGGACATGGCGTTCCATACCCTACCGAATCTCCAATAAATATATAGTAATTATTAATTTTTTCTCTTGAAATAGTTTGTTTAATGGATTTAACAGCCAACTCTATAGAATAAACATTATCCTTGAACACATCATAATTAATTCTTTGATTATAAACATATCTTGCGGGGAAAGCATATACAAAAATAATCTCTGTGGATATAAGAAAAATTATTAAAAATATAATTGTTTTTCGTAGAATTTTCATATTTAATCCTTTGTTTGAATTATTTACTACATCTTCCACATAATACTATATCCCTATTTTATTTTCAATATAGAGTTAGATACATATACAACAATTTATAAAAAAATGCGGAAAGTGTATTCCAGGTTTATATTTAACCCGAAATACACTTTCCGCATCACCAGAAATACCGTCTATCAATTTACGACAATCTTCCTTCAAAATCCTCATACGCAAACTGCTTTATTATCCTTATTCCTTCCTTTTCGCTGTAGAGTGCAATAGCGGGAAGGTTTACACCGTTGAAGGTATTGTTCTTAACCATTGTATAATGTGCCATATCACAGAAAACAAGTCTGTCGCCGGGCTTCAGGCTTTGTTTAAAGGAGTAGTCTCCGATAATGTCTCCAGCCAGACAGGTATGTCCTCCAAGCCTGTAGGTTACCGGATTTTCATCCGGCTTTCCGGCACCGATTATGTTGGGCCTGTAGGGCATTTCCAGTACATCAGGCATATGGCAGGCTGCCGAAGTATCCAATATTGCAATATTCATTCCGTTTTCTACTGTGTCAAGTACCTTTGCTACAAGATAGCCGGTATTTAATGCGACTGCCTCTCCGGGTTCCAGATATACGTCAATTCCGTATTTATCCTGAAAGTAATTAATTGAACGTACAAGTGCTTCTATGTCATAATCAGGTCTGGTTATATGATGGCCTCCGCCGAAATTCAACCATTTCATATCCTTGATATAACTTCCGAATTTTTCATCAACCACTTTAATTGTTCTCTCAAGTGTATCTGAATTCTGCTCGCACATTGTATGGAAATGGAGCCCTTCAATACCTTCCAGTTCCTCAGGCTTGAAGCTGGGAAGGGTTACTCCCAATCTTGAGAATTTATAGCAAGGGTCATATATGGGATGCTCCAATTCAGAATACTCAGGGTTTATACGAATTCCACAGCCTATTTTTTTAGTTGATGCTTTAACCTTGTCCTTATATTTGTTCCATTGGTGAAAAGAATTAAATACTATATGGTCACAGTATTTCATTATTTCATCAAACTCTTCTTCTATATACGCAGGGGCATAAATATGAACCTCTTTACCCATTTTCTCGTAACCCAGTCTTGCCTCAAACAAAGAGCTTGAAGTAACTCCAGCCAGGTATTTACCAATAAGAGGATATACAGAATGCATGGAAAAGCCCTTTTGTGCCAGAAGTATTTTGCAGCCTGTACGCTTTTGAACTGAATCCAGAATTTCAAGATTTTTTACTAGAAGACGCTCATCAACTATGTAGCATGGCGTCGGCAAGCTTTTTATATCAATATCTAAATTATTAATCAATTTTTATTAGCCTCCATGAGCCGAATTTTTTAATTGAAAGTTAAATCAGCCGCCACCAGCCTAACTATTTCTGTAGTTTTGGCATTTGGCAGCGGCTGCTTAATGTACCCTTACTAGTCGATAAGCTCTGGTGCAAAGCTTTCTTTCCAAGGAAGTCCGCATCTGTTCAGTTCTTCCATAAACGGATCAGGATCAAATTCTTCTATATTGAAAACACCCGGTCCTTTCCAAATTCCCTTGAGTATCATCATTGCACCTATCATTGCAGGAACTCCTGTTGTATAGGAAATTGCCTGTGAACCTACTTCCGCATAACATTCTTCATGTACACATACGTTATACACATAATACGTTCTTGGCTTTCCATCCTTTATACCTTGTATAATACAGCCAATATTTGTTTTTCCCTTAGTCCTTGGCCCAAGTGAAGCAGGATCAGGAAGTACAGCCTTTAGGAACTGTAGAGGAATAATCTTCTGGCCTTCGAAATCAACCGGTTCAATAGATGTCATACCTACGTTTTCAAGCACCCTCAAGTGTGTAAGGTATTTCTCCGAAAAAGTCATCCAGAAACGAATTCTTTTTACACCTTTTATATTCAGTGCCAAAGATTCAATTTCTTCGTGGTGCAGTAAATAAACATCCTTTGGTCCTATTTCAGGAAGATTGTAAACCCTTTTTAATTCAAGGGGTTCTGTTTCAACCCAGTCTCCATTTTCCCAGTAGCTTCCTTTTGCAGTTATTTCACGTATATTTATCTCAGGATTAAAGTTAGTAGCAAATGGGTATCCATGATCTCCTGCATTTGCATCAACTATATCTATATAATGTATCTCATCAAAATAATGTTTCTGGGCATATGCGCAGAAAACACTTGTCACACCCGGGTCAAATCCGCTTCCCAAAAGTGCTGTTATTCCTGCCTTTTCAAATTTATCTCTGTATGCCCACTGCCATTTATATTCAAACTTTGGTATCTCAGGCGGCTCATAATTTGCAGTATCAAGGTAATGTACACCTGTCGCAAGGCATGCATCCATAATAGTCAAATCCTGATACGGAAGTGCTACATTTATAACAATGTCCGGCCTGAATTTATTGATAAGGTCGATTAGCATATCAGTATTATCAGCATCCACCTGTGCTGTTAGAATTTTAGTTTTGCTTCCTGTCAATTTATTTTTTATAGCCTCACACTTTTCCAGTGTTCTGCTGGCTATACATATTTCTTCAAATACATCGGGGTTCTGACAGCATTTATGGATAACAACACTTGCTACACCGCCCGCACCAATTATCAAAGCCTTTCCCATATCATCAATACCTCCTGATTTACATATCTTAATTACTTCACGGTGATTATACAGAAAATAATATCAAAAATCAATATAATTTATCTATATATGAATATATTATGTGATTATCATTAATTTTCTATCCGTTTACGACTATACTTAACAGTTTCTTACATACTTATAATTAATAAAACGGAACCTGTAGATAGAAAAGGTCCTATTCATACAAGTTCCGTTTTTTAAACATATTTATTCTTATTTCAAGCAACTTCATTACTCTCTGTATTATGTTCGGGCTTTGCTCGTTTCATATATTCTACTATTAATTCATCGAGTTTTTGGCTCAAATCTAAAACTTCCAGACTCATGCCTCCATTTTCCAGGCAATCTTCCAGCTCTAGGTTAAGTCTTTCTCTTAATGTCTCCATTTCGTTATATAATTGTTGTATATCCAATTAATGTTTCTCCCCCTTGACATAACAGAGAATACTCCGTATTTGATACGGCTGTTTTTACTGTGCTGCCTGTCCTGGTGCTGTTGTTGGCTCTGTCGGTGTTGTTGTTGGTTGTGCTGGTGTTGTTGTTGGCTCTGTTGGCGTTGTTGTTGGTTGTGCCGGCGTTGTTGTCGGCTCTGCCGGTGTTGTTGTCGGTTCTGCCGGTACAGTCGGAGTCGGGTTTTCAATCTCAACTACCTGTGAATCACTATCCCATTTTACCAATAATCCCATCTTCTCAACAATAAATTTTATTGGCACAACGGTTCTTCCGTTTATTGAACATGCAGGTACATCAATCGTTGACTCAACGCCATTTACATATATTTTATTATTATCTAATTGAAGAACTATTTCAGTACTATCTTTTGTAATGACAACCTTTCTTTCCGCAGAAATCCATTTAACCTCAGCTCCGAAAGCTTCTGACAATGCCTTTACCGGAATTAGTGTTCTACCGGATTTTATAACCGGAGGTGTATCAAATTTTACTTTGGCACCCTTAACAATTATGTTTTCTACCGGCAATACTGCGACATTTTTATTATTCTTTTTGATTTTATCCCCTGCAAGTTTCAGTTTTGCAAGCTCATCCTCTGAATAAGTAGCTCTGATAGCTGCCTTTTCTGCTTCTCTTTCCTGCTTTTTAATGCTGTTGGCATTTTTACCTGGTTTTTCGCTTTTAGCTGTCACATGCGTTGTGGGTGTATTACTGCTGTTTGCCAGCACACCCGGCATTACCAAAGATGTCATAAGAATTGTAAATGCCAATGACCCAATCAATACTTTTTGAAATTTCATACAAATTCCCCCCTGATAAATATAATTTGCAGACAATTTTTTGCTGCAATATATTCATTCGTCAAAGTTTGTTTTTTTGGGGGGGGAGCATTTTTAATAATTTCCTATAATTCCCCACTGATTCATCAGCTTATCAAATACATCGGCACAATTTGCCGTATCTTCAAGGGGAATTATATCACTTTCAAGCTTGCCTTTTTCAAATAATTTATTAAAATGCCTTATTTGATAAACAAAACCATCCTGGCAGTCATCTTCAAAAGATTCAACCAGATTATTATAATTGTCGTAAAGCTCACATTTCTTTGAACTGAAAAACTCATACACTATAATTCTTCCATTTGTTCCGTAAATTCCGGCATCTCTGTTCACGTGAGCCCGGGTTCCACAGCTTAACATTGCCAGTGTACCTGATTTAAAGCTCATATTTATTACCGCAAAATCATCTACACCGGTCCCTGCTATAGTTGCAAATCCACTGACCGTTTCAGGCTTTTCTCCCAGAATTCCCGTTGTAAATTCTATAACATATACACCGGTATCATATAAGCTGCCACCTGCGAGTTGAGGATTAAACAATCTGTGTTTAGGGTCATAAGGTGCGTTAAAGCAGAATTTTGCATCTATCAGCCTAACATCACCTATTCTGCCTGAGTCTACCCATTCTTTTGCTTTTTGAAAGGAAGGAAGGCAGCGAGTCCACATAGCTTCCATTAAAAGCACTTTTTTACTCCTGGAAAGAGCAATCAGTTCTTCTGCGTCTTTTTTATTTATGGCAAGAGGTTTTTCACATAAAACGGCCTTACCGTTTTCAAGACACATCTTAACTATATCATAATGAAAATTGTGTGTGAGTGCGACGTATACGACATCTACTTCTTTATCATGTATCAATTCAATATAGCTGTCATAAATTTTTGATGCTTCAAATTTTTTGGAAAAAGCTTCTGCTCTTTCCCTGTTGCTGGAAGCTACAGCTGTTAGTTCTGCATCCGGAATGGTATTTAAAGCTCTGGCAAATACCTGAGCTATACCACCTAACCCTATAATACCATATTTGATATTCATTTGGAACCTCCACATATAAAATACAGTGGTATAATGTAACATTATACCACTGTATTCAATTTTAAAACAATAGTTATTAAAATACTTTTTTAAATCATTTTTTGTAAACTACTACGTTCCATGAAGAGCCCAGCTCTGCAAGAAAAACTTCATGTACATAATCTTTTATTCCCTGTTTTTTTAATTCGTCTACCAGCCAGATTTCACTCTTACCAACATACTCAAGATTCTCCTGCACAATTTTTCCGTTCATTATCAGCGGCATACTGATTGGCTTACCGCAAACGTTGATATTCATATCCTTTTTGGTAACAGGCTTATTCTGTGACTTGGCAAAAACAGAAAGTGTACCGTTAGACTCTAAAACCGCTGCTTCAATATCTGAAACCCGGTCAAACCCTTGCTGCCTTATCATTCCGAAAAGCACATTCAAACTGATGTTCAGCCTTTTTATTTCATTAAAGTCTATTTGACCATTATTTATAATAACTGAGGCACTATGCTCCATTACTTTTGTGAACCTGTCTGTAACAGCTATTCTTGACGTTATTAGAATTAATAAAATTAATAAACCTGTTCCGTAAACGGATTTAACCATTACCTTGTCTACCAGTGGTTCTGCTGCAACATTTCCTATAACCATGAGCCCTGCAATCTCATAAGCCGTCATCTGAGCAATTGCCTTTTTTGTAAGTATCCTTGTTGATAAATAAGTAAAAAAGTAGACTAAAACTACCCTTATAGAATAAATTAAAACTGTTTGCATATTTTTCTCCCGCACTTATTTAAATGCTGAACTACGGCTCTGCAAATGGTTTTACCGCATATCCAAGCGCCGCTTTCAATAATCCGCTGTATTCCATGGCACTATCCTGTTTATTCTTTACAGCAATAGCCAATTGTTCGACTGTATGATTAAATGTAATATTTATTTCGCTTGAATTATTAATAGCAATAAAGTACTTTCTGGCCTTGTAAATAGCTGTGAACTTCTCTGTTTCTTTTTCCGCCCTTGGCCAATCTTTATTTGTAACTGCCTGTTCAACAGCTTCCAATTGGCTTCGCATGGTTCCTGTCTTAAAACACA
This region of Clostridium sp. BNL1100 genomic DNA includes:
- a CDS encoding MBOAT family O-acyltransferase, which gives rise to MAFVPRYILILGITIVVDYFAGIIISRMQGKSKRIFLIVSLITNIGMLFVFKYFNFFNENIKHLSDLLNWNYPISSLSIILPIGLSFHTFQSMSYIIEVYRGKQEPEKHFGIYALYVMYYPQLVAGPIERPQNMLWQFHKEHSFDAQRVSDGLKLTAWGFFKKIVIADNLALVVNSVYGNPTSVNGFSLVIATYFFAFQIFCDFSGYTDIARGASRVMGIELMQNFKRPYFSKTISEFWRRWHISLSSWFTDYVYIPLGGNRCAKWKWFHNTMIVFLLSGLWHGANWTYVIWGGLNGFYLVFAIISKNIRGKITKWTGIDKFPNVNKMVKVFCTFNLICFSWIFFRASSFTEAVTIIKRIFMDFSLKIDIGRAGVSRYQLSLCFGVIVLLLAVQLFQRNKKIINELNTQHVVYRWIIYYSALIFIIIFGVFNTSSFIYFQF
- a CDS encoding sugar ABC transporter permease encodes the protein MQATRSLSEYRKRSTFTATTVFLLPVFFFILIFIIYPIIDSFWLSLHEWNGITSGKAFLGLENWKTLLGDKIFFKAFLNNMIIVVLSIAIQLPIAMAIAFLLDTGGKKLNFLKMIYFLPMLMSSVAVGFLFKYTYDPQFGLISAVDTMLGGQGMVDVLGDPHRAIFGVIAVICWQFIPFYMVYFLAALSSLPVEIYEASIIDGASYGQYFWRVALPSMKGTIKSAAVLSLVGSLKYFDLIYVMTQGGPDGATELMATYMYKNAFTIGKMGYGATVASGMFIIITVISLVTLRVINGKEEA
- the nspC gene encoding carboxynorspermidine decarboxylase produces the protein MINNLDIDIKSLPTPCYIVDERLLVKNLEILDSVQKRTGCKILLAQKGFSMHSVYPLIGKYLAGVTSSSLFEARLGYEKMGKEVHIYAPAYIEEEFDEIMKYCDHIVFNSFHQWNKYKDKVKASTKKIGCGIRINPEYSELEHPIYDPCYKFSRLGVTLPSFKPEELEGIEGLHFHTMCEQNSDTLERTIKVVDEKFGSYIKDMKWLNFGGGHHITRPDYDIEALVRSINYFQDKYGIDVYLEPGEAVALNTGYLVAKVLDTVENGMNIAILDTSAACHMPDVLEMPYRPNIIGAGKPDENPVTYRLGGHTCLAGDIIGDYSFKQSLKPGDRLVFCDMAHYTMVKNNTFNGVNLPAIALYSEKEGIRIIKQFAYEDFEGRLS
- a CDS encoding Gfo/Idh/MocA family oxidoreductase, encoding MNIKYGIIGLGGIAQVFARALNTIPDAELTAVASSNRERAEAFSKKFEASKIYDSYIELIHDKEVDVVYVALTHNFHYDIVKMCLENGKAVLCEKPLAINKKDAEELIALSRSKKVLLMEAMWTRCLPSFQKAKEWVDSGRIGDVRLIDAKFCFNAPYDPKHRLFNPQLAGGSLYDTGVYVIEFTTGILGEKPETVSGFATIAGTGVDDFAVINMSFKSGTLAMLSCGTRAHVNRDAGIYGTNGRIIVYEFFSSKKCELYDNYNNLVESFEDDCQDGFVYQIRHFNKLFEKGKLESDIIPLEDTANCADVFDKLMNQWGIIGNY
- a CDS encoding DUF421 domain-containing protein, producing MQTVLIYSIRVVLVYFFTYLSTRILTKKAIAQMTAYEIAGLMVIGNVAAEPLVDKVMVKSVYGTGLLILLILITSRIAVTDRFTKVMEHSASVIINNGQIDFNEIKRLNISLNVLFGMIRQQGFDRVSDIEAAVLESNGTLSVFAKSQNKPVTKKDMNINVCGKPISMPLIMNGKIVQENLEYVGKSEIWLVDELKKQGIKDYVHEVFLAELGSSWNVVVYKK
- a CDS encoding copper amine oxidase N-terminal domain-containing protein, with translation MKFQKVLIGSLAFTILMTSLVMPGVLANSSNTPTTHVTAKSEKPGKNANSIKKQEREAEKAAIRATYSEDELAKLKLAGDKIKKNNKNVAVLPVENIIVKGAKVKFDTPPVIKSGRTLIPVKALSEAFGAEVKWISAERKVVITKDSTEIVLQLDNNKIYVNGVESTIDVPACSINGRTVVPIKFIVEKMGLLVKWDSDSQVVEIENPTPTVPAEPTTTPAEPTTTPAQPTTTPTEPTTTPAQPTTTPTEPTTAPGQAAQ
- a CDS encoding saccharopine dehydrogenase family protein; this translates as MGKALIIGAGGVASVVIHKCCQNPDVFEEICIASRTLEKCEAIKNKLTGSKTKILTAQVDADNTDMLIDLINKFRPDIVINVALPYQDLTIMDACLATGVHYLDTANYEPPEIPKFEYKWQWAYRDKFEKAGITALLGSGFDPGVTSVFCAYAQKHYFDEIHYIDIVDANAGDHGYPFATNFNPEINIREITAKGSYWENGDWVETEPLELKRVYNLPEIGPKDVYLLHHEEIESLALNIKGVKRIRFWMTFSEKYLTHLRVLENVGMTSIEPVDFEGQKIIPLQFLKAVLPDPASLGPRTKGKTNIGCIIQGIKDGKPRTYYVYNVCVHEECYAEVGSQAISYTTGVPAMIGAMMILKGIWKGPGVFNIEEFDPDPFMEELNRCGLPWKESFAPELID
- a CDS encoding aspartyl-phosphate phosphatase Spo0E family protein yields the protein MDIQQLYNEMETLRERLNLELEDCLENGGMSLEVLDLSQKLDELIVEYMKRAKPEHNTESNEVA
- a CDS encoding extracellular solute-binding protein; the encoded protein is MKKVIGKTLSAALALAMTVSIAACGSGNQSESSSSSSAASSSSAATTSTAASGDPVKLTLWHIQTTEPMTSNIKADIDRFTKDNPKYSVDVQAMQNDAYKTKLKIALSSNTAPDIFFSWTGGPMNEYVDADKIVDLTPFMDKDNYKDRFMDAGINQATYKDKIWGVPVENTSVAMFFYNKDLFAKYNLQVPKTIKELETVCDTLKKNGIIPFSLANKTQWTGSMYYMYLANRIGGADAFKNAAARTGSFEDESFKQAGTVLQNWVKKDYFNKGFNGLDEDSGQSRTLLYTEKAAMTLMGSWFLSTAAGENKDFMKKVGSFAFPAAEGGKGEPDAVVGTVGDNFYHIAKSCKDPEGAFKAIQYMIDDTAITKRIEAGRVPPVKGVKVSDPLLQNVLDAVQKAPSVQLWYDQYLSPELSDLHKSTTQALFGLSKTPDQVDKEMEAKAKELAAKK